The following coding sequences lie in one Daphnia pulex isolate KAP4 chromosome 1, ASM2113471v1 genomic window:
- the LOC124192893 gene encoding cyanophycinase-like, producing MFAMKLLLLNILTATFLGLVSSQSLVLVGGGLTDGNAEIWNKVVTLAGGKGVAKIGIFTTASSDPIGAAEYYVDMFVNVYGAASATYIPVTETSNNADDPSVAELARQQTGFFFGGGDQLRILTALRPNGRDTLVLTAVKDMLKAGAVVGGTSAGTACQSSAVMITSGASWDALTYGAFSGGPKPLRSNDLTYDEKGGLGLLDAGWVTDTHFSERGREGRLIRLLQDTKGRDIGTPRGFGVDEDMGLVVTDLYTKPVGTVIGTSGGVFFADVTNTVVVPSQNTFYTGVSAHYLTQDDSIDLTTGKITFASWKSPLRGNEYYTNADVSTDILSANLNRRWATFADQFFDNRRDDFIAHLSFERDPRFEVTFDRLNGAGYGGYFPSDPSTFVVSYENLQVAIHESTTIG from the exons ATGTTCGCGATgaaactattattattaaatattctAACGGCAACATTTTTGGGCCTTGTTTCCTCTCAGAGCCTAGTGCTAGTTGGAGGCGGCCTAACCGACGGAAATGCCGAAATTTGGAACAAAGTGGTCACGCTTGCG GGAGGGAAAGGTGTGGCCAAGATCGGGATATTCACTACGGCATCTTCAGATCCCATAGGAGCGGCTGAGTACTATGTTGATATGTTCGTGAACGTGTACGGGGCGGCCAGCGCGACGTATATTCCAGTTACTGAAACTAGTAACAATGCCGACGACCCATCCGTAGCCGAACTGGCAAGACAACAAACTGGATTTTTCTTCGGTGGAGGCGATCAACTGAGGATTCTTACAGCCCTTCGTCCTAACGGCAGAGACACGCTAGTTCTAACTGCTGTCAAAGATATGCTAAAAGCTGGCGCAGTAGTGGGAGGAACCAGTGCCGGGACCGCTTGCCAA AGCTCGGCTGTCATGATCACAAGTGGCGCTAGTTGGGATGCTTTGACTTATGGGGCTTTCAGTGGAGGACCTAAACCACTTCGTTCAAATGACCTAACTTACGATGAAAAGGGTGGACTAGGTTTACTAGACGCTGGCTGGGTAACTGATACGCATTTCAGCGAGCGTGGTCGAGAAGGTCGCCTCATTCG GTTGTTGCAGGATACCAAGGGCCGTGATATCGGAACTCCTCGAGGCTTTGGTGTGGATGAAGATATGGGCCTTGTCGTCACGGATTTGTACACAAAACCTGTCGGAACT GTTATCGGTACTAGTGGAGGCGTGTTTTTTGCTGATGTTACCAACACGGTGGTTGTTCCATCTCAGAATACTTTTTACACGGGGGTTTCAGCCCACTACCTAACTCAGGACGACTCGATTGATCTCACCACTG GAAAAATCACATTTGCAAGTTGGAAGTCTCCCCTGAGAGGTAACGAATATTACACGAACGCCGACGTGTCCACTGATATTCTATCCGCAAATTTGAATCGTCGATGGGCTACCTTTGCCGACCAGTTTTTTGACAATAGAAGAGATGATTTCATCGCTCATTTATCTTTCGAGAGGGATCCCCGATTCGAAGTTACTTTTGACCGTCTGAATGGTGCTGGATACGGCGGATATTTTCCTAGCGATCCCAGCACATTCGTTGTGTCCTACGAAAACCTCCAAGTTGCAATCCATGAAAGTACAACTATTGGTTAA
- the LOC124192901 gene encoding NAD-dependent protein deacetylase Sirt6-like has translation MSCNYADGLSPYEDKGKLGIPEKFDSLDEVAGKILILAKWIKEAKHVVMHTGAGISTPAGIPDFRGPKGVWTLEKKGLKPQINVSFDDAEPTFTHMAIISLFQTNYLHYVVSQNIDGLHLKSGLDRTKLSELHGNMFIGQCSLCSRQYIRRKAVTSVGQRELPVDCPALKGGKLSCRGKLHDTILDWEHELPTRDLGLADIHSNVADLSICLGTTLQIVPSGTLPLATKRKGGRLVIINLQPTKWDKKADLVINTYVDDVMKLLLKELNTPWLPYDPKCDPTRQPLSEKEMWQEEFTKREWTLGARAVSTTRKRLSHPENKAEPKAKKTKDKNQEKPIPCQTNNSANASGEGSKQDAEVDSVKVEETGDEITNLKEEKQNDDLVNQSETIVKQESAQLLQENGSV, from the exons ATGTCTTGCAATTATGCTGATGGGTTATCGCCGTACGAAGACAAGGGTAAATTAGGAATACCTGAG AAATTTGACAGTTTGGATGAGGTTgctggaaaaattttaattttagccAAATGGATAAAAGAAGCTAAGCATGTAGTCATGCACACTGGTGCTGGCATAAGTACACCAGCAGGAATCCCCGATTTCAG GGGCCCTAAAGGTGTGTGGACGTTGGAGAAAAAAGGCCTGAAACCACAAATCAATGTTTCGTTTGATGATGCAGAACCAACATTCACACATATGGCgattatttcattattccaAACAAACTATCTGCACTATGTTGTTAGCCAAAATATTGATGGCCTTCATTTAAAATCAGGATTAGACAGAACAAAACTCTCAGAGCTGCATGGCAATATGTTCATCGGACAATGTAGCCTGTGTTCTAG GCAGTACATTCGCCGAAAAGCCGTAACTTCTGTAGGTCAGCGGGAATTACCAGTTGATTGCCCTGCCTTGAAAGGAGGCAAACTTTCATGTAGAGGAAAGCTACACGACACTATACTTGATTGGGAACACGAACTACCAACCAGAGATTTAGGATTGGCAGACATTCATTCAAA TGTCGCAGACTTAAGTATTTGCTTGGGAACAACTTTGCAAATAGTCCCCAGTGGTACACTACCATTAGCAACGAAACGTAAAGGAGGCCGTCTCGTCATCATAAATTTGCAGCCTACAAAATGG GACAAGAAAGCCGATCTGGTCATCAATACTTATGTGGATGACGTGATGAAGTTACTGCTCAAAGAATTGAACACCCCTTGGTTGCCTTACGATCCCAAATGTGATCCTACCCGTCAACCGCTaagtgaaaaggaaatgtgGCAGGAAGAATTTACAAAACGAGAGTGGACACTCGGGGCTCGTGCAGTCAGTACAACACGCAAACGACTTTCACACCCGGAAAATAAAGCCGAGCCTAAggccaagaaaacaaaagacaaaaaccaaGAGAAGCCAATTCCTTGCCAAACCAACAACTCCGCCAACGCTAGTGGGGAAGGTAGTAAACAAGATGCGGAGGTGGACTCTGTCAAAGTTGAAGAAACTGGAGATGAAATCAcgaatttaaaagaagaaaaacaaaatgacgaTCTAGTTAACCAATCTGAAACAATCGTTAAACAAGAGTCCGCTCAGTTGCTACAGGAAAATGGGAGTGTGTAA